In the genome of Altererythrobacter sp. TH136, one region contains:
- a CDS encoding MucR family transcriptional regulator, whose protein sequence is MDNINTDTSEMLITLTADIVAAHVSNNDVRVADVPALIATVHQALSGLGTPVEAPEARPEPAVSVRASVKRDHLVCLEDGKKMKMLKRHLMTDHGMTPAIYRERWGLGADYPMVAPEYAERRRDLAVQIGLGRKPGQKRGRQKKAS, encoded by the coding sequence ATGGATAACATCAACACCGATACGAGCGAGATGCTTATCACGCTGACCGCCGACATTGTCGCCGCGCACGTGAGCAACAACGACGTTCGCGTGGCGGACGTACCCGCGCTCATTGCGACGGTCCACCAGGCGCTGTCAGGCCTAGGCACCCCTGTGGAAGCCCCTGAAGCTCGTCCGGAGCCCGCGGTATCGGTGCGGGCCTCCGTAAAGAGGGACCACCTCGTCTGCCTCGAGGACGGCAAGAAGATGAAGATGCTCAAGCGCCACCTGATGACCGACCACGGCATGACCCCGGCGATCTATCGGGAGCGCTGGGGGCTTGGCGCGGACTACCCGATGGTCGCGCCCGAGTATGCCGAGAGGCGGCGGGATCTCGCCGTGCAGATCGGCCTCGGCCGCAAGCCCGGCCAAAAGCGCGGCCGCCAGAAGAAGGCATCCTAA